The sequence below is a genomic window from Candidatus Eisenbacteria bacterium.
TCGAGGGCAGGGGTTCCGGCGCCTTCCGGCGCGAAGGGTCCGCTAGTAGTAGATGCTGTCGACAAGGACCAGGTAGGAGTTGCCCTTCTGCGAGTCGTATTTGGTCAGCGTGATCGGCACGCCGGCGATGTCCTGCAAGTACTTCTGCACCGTGGCCGGATCCTGGTAGTCCGCCTTCCCCTCCACGCTGTCGACGAGAAGGTCCGTGCTCCCGCGGATGGCCATGATCACCTCGGGGATCGGCCACGTGGCGAAGTGGCCCGTCTTTCCGTGCTCGGCGATCACGCGGCGGTTCTCCGTGTTGATGAACGTGAAGTCCCCCGCCTTGTCGGGAGGGATCCGGATTCCGAGCGCCGTCGGATATCCGTGGGTCGGGCTGGGGCAGCACTGCTCCGGAACGTACCCGTCCGTGGTGAGCACGGTCTGGATCATCGGATCCTGCATGCCGCAGTTCGTGGAGAAGAACGCCGTCTTCGGACCGAGCTTCTGGACCTCGCGCGGGACGTCTTCCTTGATGAACTGCTGCGAGCCGGCGATGCCCGCCTCACCCATCGGATCGGGCGCGGTCACGAAGTGGAACTTGATCCCCTGCTTCGCGGCCTCCTCCTTCATGATGTCGCGCCGCCGCGCCAGCAGCTCCTGCGACATGTGCCGCGGGAAGCTGTAATGAACGAAGTCGGTGACGCCCATCTTCTTCGCGACCGCCATGATGGTCCGGCCGCGCGCGAGCTGGTCCGGCTGGATCGCGATGTCCGCCTCAGCGTTCACCATCGCGGGGTCCTCGTGCGGCTCGATCATCGCGATCTTGATGTCCGGGCGCTTCTCGCGAATCTTGCGCACCGCCGGGAGCGTGCCCGGGACGGCCTGGGCGACGATGATCACCTTCACCTCGGGATCGTCCGCGAGCCCGACGAGCTGCGCGATCACGGTCTCCTGCTCGTTCATGAAGTTGTCGGGGTAGGTCACGTGCTTGACGTGATCCGCGCCGTACTTCTTCTGGATCATCTGGCCGCCGCGGAACTCGTCCTCGCCCTGCGAGACCGTGCCGGTCATGATGCCGATCTTGAAGTTGATGGCCCGCTCCGGAGCGGCGGCGGTCTGGGCGGCGTTGGAGTCTCCGGCGGGCTGCTTCCCGCAGCCCCACGGTCCGAAGACGAGGAGCGGAAGCGCGAGCGCGGTGAGGATCGCGGCGATCGCGCGCATTCGGTAACGGGTCTTCATGGTGAAGGTATCCCTCCGCCCGCTTCCGCGGGCACAGAAGTCCGGCGAACGTCTCGGCAGGTGAGCGGCTTGGACGCGAGTCTAGCAAACGGCGAAACGGATGCGCTAGCCTCGCCCGATGCCGCCTCTCATCCTGGCCGCCGCGCTCCTCGAAGGTCTCTCGCTCACCCTCATTCAGGGCTATCTCCCGCT
It includes:
- a CDS encoding DUF3798 domain-containing protein; amino-acid sequence: MKTRYRMRAIAAILTALALPLLVFGPWGCGKQPAGDSNAAQTAAAPERAINFKIGIMTGTVSQGEDEFRGGQMIQKKYGADHVKHVTYPDNFMNEQETVIAQLVGLADDPEVKVIIVAQAVPGTLPAVRKIREKRPDIKIAMIEPHEDPAMVNAEADIAIQPDQLARGRTIMAVAKKMGVTDFVHYSFPRHMSQELLARRRDIMKEEAAKQGIKFHFVTAPDPMGEAGIAGSQQFIKEDVPREVQKLGPKTAFFSTNCGMQDPMIQTVLTTDGYVPEQCCPSPTHGYPTALGIRIPPDKAGDFTFINTENRRVIAEHGKTGHFATWPIPEVIMAIRGSTDLLVDSVEGKADYQDPATVQKYLQDIAGVPITLTKYDSQKGNSYLVLVDSIYY